In one window of Synechococcus sp. M16CYN DNA:
- the mrdA gene encoding penicillin-binding protein 2 has translation MTSVQQRRQTGLQQQPLVLLLIVFLFCSAMISRLVWIQLLQGSRFKELADENRIRLVPRSPIRGRLLDRKGRVLATSRLAYSLYLEPRLVGDKDWPSLRHRLASLLNLDPQLLDERRRRGPDRNGYRTMLMLDLKPEQVLRFREQALSLTGTQVDVDILRFYPNGSLAAHALGYTQPITESEFEALAEKGYKIHDRIGRTGVEAAYENDLRGKWGGQMLEVNAMGQVQRNLGDRPSEAGEDLILTLDLDLQRVAEQALTDKPGGAVVALEATTGAVLALASKPGFDPNFFSKLIKTQKEYDSLFSNPKKPLLSRAMNPYDPGSTWKPVTAMAGMESGKFPPKTKLHTKACITYGGHCFPDHNGAGFGRIGYADALRFSSNTFFYQVGIGVGSRALKQAASQLGFQQKTGIEIDWEESVGLVGDEDWAANGRGWAKPGSTPWIPEDMASASIGQSVVQITPLQLARAYAVFANGGWLVTPHLAKGDVDWLAPQYRRQVVMKASTLQTIREGLRKVVEDGTGHGLNSPGVPPAGGKTGTAEDSTGGPDHAWFSCYAPYPNGEIVVVAFAQNTPGGGSVHALPMAKKLLVVWAKSQRKG, from the coding sequence ATGACCTCCGTCCAGCAACGTCGTCAGACCGGATTGCAGCAGCAGCCACTTGTGCTGCTGCTGATTGTATTTTTGTTCTGTTCGGCAATGATCAGCCGCCTGGTGTGGATACAATTGCTGCAAGGATCACGGTTCAAGGAATTGGCGGATGAGAACCGTATCCGTCTTGTTCCGCGATCTCCAATTCGAGGACGGCTTTTGGATCGTAAAGGTCGCGTATTAGCGACTAGCAGGCTGGCTTACTCGCTGTATCTCGAGCCGCGCCTAGTAGGCGATAAGGATTGGCCTAGTTTACGCCACAGACTAGCATCGCTTCTAAATCTCGATCCCCAGCTGTTAGACGAGCGGCGCAGGCGCGGACCGGATCGTAACGGCTATCGTACGATGCTAATGCTGGATCTCAAACCGGAACAGGTTCTCCGATTTCGCGAACAAGCTTTGAGCTTGACTGGAACGCAAGTGGATGTGGATATCCTGCGCTTTTACCCTAACGGCAGCCTTGCAGCTCATGCCCTAGGCTATACTCAGCCCATTACGGAGTCAGAGTTCGAAGCGTTAGCTGAGAAAGGCTACAAGATCCACGATCGTATTGGTCGAACCGGAGTAGAGGCTGCCTATGAAAACGATTTACGTGGCAAGTGGGGCGGCCAGATGTTGGAGGTTAATGCGATGGGGCAAGTACAGCGCAACCTCGGGGATCGTCCATCGGAAGCGGGTGAAGATCTCATCCTCACTCTTGATTTAGATCTACAACGGGTTGCGGAACAGGCTTTGACTGATAAACCTGGCGGAGCAGTCGTGGCGCTTGAAGCCACGACCGGAGCTGTGCTGGCATTAGCTAGCAAGCCTGGATTTGATCCAAATTTCTTTTCCAAGTTGATCAAAACGCAAAAGGAGTACGATTCGCTGTTCTCGAATCCCAAGAAGCCATTGTTAAGTCGGGCGATGAATCCCTATGACCCCGGCAGTACTTGGAAGCCAGTTACGGCAATGGCAGGGATGGAATCTGGCAAATTCCCGCCGAAGACCAAGCTTCACACCAAGGCTTGCATCACTTACGGAGGTCATTGTTTTCCCGATCATAATGGTGCTGGTTTTGGTCGTATTGGCTACGCTGATGCTTTGCGTTTTTCCAGCAACACATTCTTTTATCAGGTAGGTATTGGCGTAGGGTCTCGGGCGCTGAAGCAGGCAGCCAGTCAGCTAGGCTTTCAGCAGAAGACTGGCATTGAGATCGACTGGGAGGAGAGTGTAGGCTTGGTTGGAGACGAAGATTGGGCTGCAAATGGCCGCGGCTGGGCTAAGCCGGGCAGTACGCCGTGGATTCCCGAAGACATGGCCAGTGCGTCAATCGGTCAGTCTGTTGTCCAGATTACACCTTTACAGTTGGCTCGTGCTTACGCCGTATTTGCCAATGGTGGTTGGTTAGTGACGCCACATCTAGCTAAAGGTGATGTGGATTGGCTAGCACCTCAATATCGACGTCAGGTGGTGATGAAAGCATCCACATTGCAGACCATTCGTGAAGGCCTGCGCAAAGTGGTTGAAGATGGCACTGGACACGGTCTTAATAGCCCGGGCGTTCCTCCCGCTGGAGGCAAGACGGGCACCGCTGAGGACAGTACAGGCGGACCCGACCATGCGTGGTTCAGCTGTTATGCTCCGTATCCAAACGGTGAGATAGTTGTGGTTGCCTTTGCCCAGAATACTCCCGGCGGTGGGTCCGTTCACGCTTTGCCAATGGCCAAAAAGCTACTTGTTGTATGGGCAAAATCCCAGAGAAAAGGCTGA
- a CDS encoding glycosyltransferase family 1 protein — protein sequence MKIAFFTETFLPKVDGIVTRLTRTIKHLVDAGDEVVVFCPDGCPDEYMGARLIGIPAMPLPLYPELKLALPRPAVSEAIDTFRPGLIHVVNPAVLGLGGIWLAKMKNIPLVASYHTHLPKYLEHYGMGMLEPLLWELLKAAHNKALLNLCTSTAMVQELSEKGIQHTALWQRGVDTELFRPDLRSTTLRRRLLGGHDDRGTLLLYVGRLSAEKQIERIRPVLEALPDARLALVGDGPHRYQLEKYFAGTPTTFVGYLAGEELASAYASGDAFLFPSSTETLGLVLLEAMASGCPVVGANRGGVTDIITDGVNGCLYEPDGAEDSLIEATKKLVGNDLERQALRSAARSEAERWGWAGATEQLRSYYHSILN from the coding sequence TTGAAAATCGCTTTTTTTACAGAAACCTTCTTGCCAAAGGTCGACGGCATTGTCACCCGCCTCACTAGAACAATAAAGCACCTAGTGGACGCCGGCGATGAGGTAGTGGTGTTTTGTCCAGACGGCTGTCCTGATGAGTACATGGGTGCTCGATTAATTGGCATACCAGCTATGCCTCTGCCGCTTTATCCCGAACTAAAGCTGGCTTTACCACGGCCAGCTGTTTCGGAAGCTATTGACACATTCCGGCCGGGTCTTATCCATGTTGTGAATCCTGCCGTGCTGGGCCTAGGTGGAATTTGGCTGGCTAAAATGAAAAATATCCCGCTGGTTGCCAGTTATCACACTCACCTTCCGAAGTACCTCGAGCATTACGGCATGGGGATGCTCGAACCCTTGCTTTGGGAACTGCTAAAGGCAGCCCATAACAAAGCTCTACTAAACCTCTGTACATCGACAGCAATGGTGCAAGAGCTCAGTGAAAAAGGCATTCAACACACCGCCTTGTGGCAACGTGGTGTTGATACAGAGCTGTTCCGTCCCGACCTGAGAAGCACGACTTTAAGACGACGGTTGCTTGGAGGGCATGACGATCGTGGCACTCTTTTACTTTATGTCGGCCGGTTGTCTGCCGAGAAACAAATCGAACGCATCCGTCCAGTTCTCGAGGCGCTACCAGATGCACGCCTCGCTCTTGTAGGTGATGGACCTCATCGCTATCAGCTAGAAAAATATTTCGCTGGAACCCCAACTACCTTTGTGGGGTACTTAGCGGGAGAAGAGTTAGCCAGTGCCTACGCCAGTGGTGATGCCTTTCTTTTCCCCTCCAGCACGGAAACCCTGGGACTAGTATTACTCGAGGCGATGGCCTCTGGGTGTCCGGTAGTGGGGGCTAACCGCGGCGGTGTCACCGACATAATCACAGATGGGGTGAACGGCTGCCTTTACGAGCCCGATGGGGCCGAAGACAGTCTAATCGAAGCTACTAAAAAGCTGGTAGGCAACGATTTGGAGCGTCAAGCATTGCGGAGTGCGGCGCGCTCAGAGGCAGAACGTTGGGGCTGGGCCGGGGCCACGGAACAATTAAGAAGTTACTACCACAGTATCCTCAACTAA
- a CDS encoding NAD-dependent epimerase/dehydratase family protein — protein sequence MKVLVLGGDGFCGWPCAVNLADQGHEVLIVDNLSRRKIDIDLEVESLTPIMSISERLQAWAEIGGKPMKFVHMDVAHEYQRLLDLLCAEKPAAVVHFAEQRAAPYSMKSSATKRYTVDNNVNGTHNLLAAIVESGLDVHVVHLGTMGVYGYGSHRGATIPEGYLKVEVPQPDGSRFEEEILHPASPGSVYHMTKTLDQLLFLYYNKNDKVKITDLHQGIVWGTNTESTDRDPRLTNRFDYDGDYGTVLNRFLMQAAIGYPLTVHGTGGQTRAFIHIRDSVRCVQLALDNPPEQGERVKIFNQMTESHQVGKLASKVAALTGAQVSNLPNPRNEAVENDLIVDNRCFIELGLSPTTLDDGLLKEVVGIAARYSDRCDRNRILCTSAWTKDQAEAISNASL from the coding sequence GTGAAAGTTCTCGTTCTCGGCGGCGACGGCTTCTGTGGCTGGCCCTGTGCTGTGAACCTGGCGGATCAGGGACATGAGGTCTTGATAGTGGATAACCTCAGCCGACGCAAGATTGATATTGATCTTGAAGTCGAGTCCCTAACGCCGATTATGAGCATTAGCGAACGCCTTCAAGCCTGGGCGGAAATCGGTGGCAAACCGATGAAGTTTGTTCACATGGACGTTGCACACGAATATCAGCGTCTGCTGGATTTGTTGTGCGCGGAGAAGCCAGCTGCTGTCGTTCACTTCGCAGAACAGCGGGCTGCTCCCTACTCCATGAAAAGTAGCGCGACCAAACGCTACACAGTCGATAACAATGTTAACGGTACCCACAATCTTCTTGCCGCCATCGTGGAGTCCGGACTTGATGTTCATGTTGTGCATCTCGGGACCATGGGCGTGTATGGCTACGGATCACATCGTGGAGCCACCATCCCGGAGGGATATCTCAAAGTTGAAGTTCCTCAACCTGATGGCAGCCGATTTGAGGAGGAGATACTACATCCTGCCAGTCCCGGCAGTGTCTACCACATGACCAAGACACTAGATCAGCTGCTGTTTCTTTATTACAACAAAAACGACAAAGTAAAGATCACAGACTTACATCAAGGCATTGTTTGGGGGACTAATACCGAATCTACCGATCGTGACCCACGCCTTACCAATCGCTTTGATTACGACGGCGACTACGGCACAGTGCTAAACCGCTTTCTCATGCAAGCAGCGATTGGATATCCATTAACGGTTCATGGCACTGGTGGGCAAACGCGTGCATTCATTCACATCCGCGATTCGGTGCGTTGCGTTCAGCTTGCGCTAGACAATCCTCCTGAGCAAGGAGAACGAGTGAAGATTTTTAACCAGATGACAGAAAGTCATCAGGTTGGTAAACTTGCTAGCAAGGTTGCCGCCCTTACTGGTGCTCAAGTAAGTAACTTACCGAACCCGCGTAACGAAGCTGTCGAGAACGACCTAATTGTAGATAACCGCTGCTTTATCGAGCTAGGGCTCAGCCCTACTACTCTCGATGACGGGCTATTGAAAGAAGTTGTAGGAATTGCGGCTCGCTATTCCGACCGCTGCGATCGCAATCGCATCCTTTGCACCTCGGCTTGGACTAAGGACCAAGCCGAGGCTATTAGCAACGCCTCCTTATAA
- a CDS encoding thiazole synthase encodes MVFTCTGSDPLIIGGHVFISRLFTGTGKYPSIKSMQNSLERSACEMVTVAVRRVQTMATSHAGLMETIDWSRIWMLPNTAGCTDAEEAIRVARLGRELAKLAGQEDNTFVKLEVIPDNSYLLPDPIGTLQAAETLVQEGFTVLPYINADPLLARRLEDVGCAAVMPLGSPIGSGQGLNNAANIGLLIEEVSVPVIVDAGIGVPSEAAQALEMGADAVLVNSAIAMAGDPPAMAEAMKKAVIAGRMAHRAGRLPSRLQASASSPTTGLIR; translated from the coding sequence ATGGTTTTCACCTGCACCGGATCGGATCCACTCATTATCGGCGGTCACGTTTTCATCAGTCGTCTGTTTACAGGTACGGGGAAATACCCATCGATCAAATCAATGCAAAATAGCCTCGAACGCTCCGCTTGCGAAATGGTGACGGTGGCGGTGCGGAGGGTTCAAACAATGGCTACTAGTCATGCCGGCTTAATGGAAACGATCGATTGGTCGCGCATCTGGATGTTGCCAAATACCGCGGGATGCACCGATGCTGAAGAAGCTATTCGTGTCGCTAGACTCGGACGAGAGCTAGCAAAACTGGCCGGCCAGGAAGACAACACTTTCGTCAAGTTAGAGGTTATTCCGGACAACAGTTATCTATTGCCAGATCCAATCGGGACCCTTCAAGCAGCAGAAACACTTGTACAAGAAGGGTTCACGGTGTTGCCTTATATCAATGCAGATCCCCTGTTGGCACGACGGTTGGAGGATGTAGGCTGCGCTGCAGTGATGCCCCTTGGATCACCGATAGGATCTGGACAGGGTCTCAATAATGCCGCTAACATCGGCCTGCTTATCGAAGAGGTTAGCGTTCCCGTGATCGTCGATGCTGGCATCGGCGTGCCCAGCGAAGCTGCCCAGGCCTTGGAGATGGGGGCAGATGCCGTCTTAGTGAACAGTGCTATTGCCATGGCCGGCGACCCTCCAGCAATGGCTGAAGCAATGAAGAAGGCTGTAATTGCTGGGCGCATGGCGCACCGTGCGGGCCGCTTGCCAAGTCGTCTACAAGCTTCAGCCAGTTCCCCTACTACAGGATTGATTAGGTGA
- a CDS encoding tetratricopeptide repeat protein, with protein sequence MNLLPQVYLLGLVGLLLVIAVVVSRQLLRVRRDEARLIQLEQVGASASCRAADLYELGSIQLRKRFYPQAAATLKQALKHLDDEPDEAKALIENALGFALAAQKDYRGAIQHYKVALRAKGDYPVAINNLAFAQEKLFRNEEAIVLYRRTLELEPNNSTAKKGLKKLEKQV encoded by the coding sequence GTGAACCTACTGCCCCAGGTCTATCTACTGGGCCTGGTCGGCCTCCTCTTGGTTATTGCAGTTGTTGTTAGTCGACAACTGCTTCGTGTCCGTCGAGACGAGGCACGTTTAATCCAGCTGGAACAAGTTGGAGCATCCGCTTCGTGTCGAGCTGCAGACCTTTATGAACTCGGTTCTATCCAGCTCCGAAAGCGTTTTTATCCGCAGGCCGCCGCGACGCTTAAACAAGCACTGAAGCATCTTGACGACGAACCTGATGAAGCCAAAGCACTAATAGAAAACGCTTTAGGCTTTGCACTTGCAGCACAGAAAGACTACAGGGGGGCCATCCAGCATTACAAGGTGGCGTTGAGAGCTAAAGGAGATTATCCGGTCGCGATTAATAACCTTGCCTTTGCTCAAGAGAAACTTTTCAGAAACGAAGAGGCTATAGTCCTCTACAGACGCACGCTCGAGCTTGAACCCAATAATTCAACGGCCAAAAAGGGGCTAAAGAAATTAGAAAAACAGGTTTAA
- the rplT gene encoding 50S ribosomal protein L20, which produces MVRVKRGNIARKRRNKILRLARGFRGGNGTQFRTANQRVMKALCNAYRDRRRRKRDFRRLWIVRINAAARINGLSYSQLMGGLKKADVQINRKMLAQLAVIDPTSFASVAHTAKTHPNL; this is translated from the coding sequence ATGGTCCGTGTTAAGAGAGGCAATATTGCCCGTAAGCGCCGCAATAAAATTCTTCGGTTAGCCCGTGGCTTCCGTGGTGGCAACGGTACTCAATTTCGTACCGCGAATCAGCGAGTCATGAAAGCTCTCTGCAACGCCTATCGCGATCGCCGTCGTCGCAAACGGGACTTCCGTCGCCTTTGGATTGTTCGGATCAATGCTGCTGCTCGCATAAATGGTTTGAGCTACAGTCAGCTAATGGGTGGCCTTAAAAAAGCTGATGTGCAAATCAATCGTAAAATGCTGGCACAGCTTGCAGTAATTGACCCCACTAGTTTTGCCAGCGTCGCGCATACGGCTAAAACCCACCCAAACTTGTGA
- the rpmI gene encoding 50S ribosomal protein L35 → MPKLKTRKAAAKRFKATGTGKFLRRHAFRNHLLDHKTPKQKRYLATKAVVDRADEERVTLMMPYA, encoded by the coding sequence ATGCCCAAGCTGAAGACCCGCAAAGCTGCCGCCAAGCGGTTTAAAGCGACCGGCACCGGCAAATTTCTTCGTCGGCATGCTTTCAGGAACCACTTGCTAGACCATAAAACGCCTAAACAGAAGCGTTATTTGGCCACTAAAGCCGTGGTTGATCGCGCTGATGAAGAACGCGTAACCCTGATGATGCCCTACGCCTAA
- a CDS encoding SpoIID/LytB domain-containing protein produces the protein MIRLLLLPMLLGLISGCGVRELVTPRPQRTTSNVLATHRPVPTPPLVSSVAPVLWVALASHLGAQTAAAPLQLRSAGAPMKLFDGSGRSWSGVNFTVRWRSVPLSASVTLSRRIAGPFASFESAEHIAQRWRALGVRVSVAHPSDWEVWAPANAITPKGLVVRDWSQSVQATVEPVLNVSGEGDQLLKGPVQIAAPDGLLWNQGIFSGPFRLQRDAYGSWSLVEEVPIERYLKGVVPNEIGASSPIAALQAQAVLARTWALANCHRFQTDGYHLCSDTQCQVYSDPRLAGVNVQRAIAATSGHFLSREGQPINAVYHATNGGIIAAGSEAWAMQPQSYLRAAADGDSRWQERHRVPLQRPQQVSSLLLDSLGAYGAQHPSFRWSRILTADEIRQSIGASVELLRSPLQLNVLRRGESGRVLALQIAGANGAKPVVLELDHIRRTLRRLPSTLFVIEPQGTERWLIRGGGFGHGAGLSQAGAIDLARQGWSTEQILHHYYPGTVYGPLPAVVRSP, from the coding sequence ATGATTCGGCTGTTGTTACTGCCGATGCTCCTTGGGCTAATTTCCGGTTGTGGAGTTAGAGAGTTGGTTACACCTCGACCACAGCGGACGACTTCTAATGTATTGGCCACCCACCGCCCAGTACCTACCCCTCCTCTGGTGTCAAGTGTGGCCCCCGTCCTTTGGGTAGCGCTTGCAAGCCACCTTGGTGCCCAAACGGCTGCCGCGCCACTACAACTGCGCAGTGCCGGCGCACCCATGAAGCTTTTCGATGGGTCTGGTCGGAGTTGGAGTGGCGTCAACTTTACAGTGCGGTGGCGATCAGTGCCGTTGTCAGCGTCGGTGACGCTATCACGACGGATCGCAGGTCCTTTCGCAAGTTTTGAATCAGCTGAACACATAGCGCAGCGTTGGCGTGCATTGGGGGTACGAGTGAGCGTGGCGCATCCCAGCGATTGGGAGGTTTGGGCTCCCGCAAATGCGATCACGCCCAAAGGGCTCGTGGTACGCGATTGGAGCCAGAGTGTTCAGGCTACAGTGGAGCCAGTATTGAATGTCTCGGGTGAAGGTGACCAACTTCTAAAAGGGCCAGTTCAGATCGCAGCGCCCGACGGTCTGCTCTGGAATCAAGGTATATTCAGCGGACCCTTTAGGCTGCAGCGCGACGCTTACGGCAGCTGGTCTTTGGTGGAAGAAGTTCCCATAGAGCGCTACCTCAAGGGGGTAGTGCCCAACGAAATTGGAGCCTCATCACCAATAGCAGCATTGCAAGCCCAGGCAGTGCTTGCCCGTACGTGGGCTTTGGCTAATTGCCACCGCTTCCAAACCGATGGCTATCATCTTTGCAGCGACACCCAGTGCCAGGTATACAGTGACCCGCGTTTGGCGGGAGTAAATGTACAGCGGGCAATTGCAGCTACAAGCGGACATTTCTTAAGTAGAGAAGGCCAACCCATCAATGCTGTTTATCATGCTACAAATGGCGGCATAATAGCGGCGGGCTCTGAAGCCTGGGCCATGCAACCCCAGTCTTACTTGAGAGCAGCTGCTGACGGCGATAGCCGTTGGCAAGAGCGCCACCGCGTGCCGTTGCAACGGCCTCAGCAGGTATCTTCCTTATTGCTGGATAGTCTAGGCGCCTATGGAGCACAACATCCGTCGTTTCGTTGGAGTCGAATCTTAACTGCTGACGAAATCCGCCAATCCATTGGTGCTTCTGTTGAACTATTGAGATCGCCATTGCAGTTGAACGTTCTACGACGAGGCGAGAGCGGCCGCGTCTTGGCCTTGCAGATTGCTGGCGCTAATGGGGCGAAGCCTGTGGTACTAGAGCTGGACCATATTCGACGCACGCTTCGCCGTTTGCCCAGCACGCTGTTTGTAATTGAGCCACAGGGCACTGAACGTTGGCTGATACGTGGTGGTGGATTCGGTCATGGTGCAGGTTTGTCCCAGGCGGGGGCTATTGACCTGGCACGGCAAGGATGGTCTACAGAACAGATACTGCATCACTATTATCCCGGGACTGTTTACGGCCCGCTACCTGCTGTGGTGCGGTCCCCTTAG
- a CDS encoding glycosyltransferase, whose protein sequence is MTSNAATNDHRRVKSAGFLFACGCAGASPHWLDSARSLWPAISLALLLGGYALRTVLRGKLLRRSAAQSPIVSPTSLQPGDVPPLDVIVAARDEETVVTCLVERLIKLRYPADRLSIWVVDDGSLDRTPALLDSLADRHPRLNVIHRSRDAGGGKSGALNAALAQLKGDWLLVLDADAQLQGDLLEMVMPYALDSGWSAVQLRKAVVDADRNWLTRSQAMEMALDAVIQAGRLTGGGVAELRGNGQLIKRSVLEASGGFNEDTVTDDLDLSFRLLTNGALVGILWDPPVQEEAVAELSALWKQRQRWAEGGLQRFFDYWPTLTSAQLSPNQRWDLACFFLLQYGLPVVSFADLSTSVISRTPPTYWPLCIVAFSVSAVAYLKGCRGANQGPAIPSPGFWNLLVAIAYLGHWFVVIPWVTLRMAFLPKRLVWAKTSHGEKDPLQV, encoded by the coding sequence ATGACCTCAAACGCTGCAACTAATGATCACCGCAGGGTGAAGTCTGCAGGATTTCTGTTCGCCTGCGGCTGCGCTGGAGCATCACCCCATTGGCTGGACTCAGCTCGTTCTCTTTGGCCTGCCATCAGTCTTGCTCTGTTACTCGGCGGATATGCTCTGAGAACAGTACTGCGTGGCAAGCTATTGCGTAGATCAGCTGCGCAGAGTCCCATTGTATCTCCTACGTCCTTGCAACCAGGAGATGTTCCTCCTCTCGATGTGATTGTAGCCGCGCGAGATGAAGAAACAGTTGTCACGTGTTTGGTGGAGCGACTCATAAAGCTGCGCTACCCAGCTGATCGTCTTTCCATCTGGGTAGTCGACGACGGTAGCCTCGATCGCACCCCTGCCTTACTCGATTCCCTAGCGGATCGTCATCCGCGTTTAAATGTGATTCACCGGTCTAGAGATGCCGGTGGTGGCAAATCTGGTGCTCTGAACGCCGCACTAGCGCAACTCAAGGGAGACTGGTTGCTGGTGCTGGACGCCGACGCTCAGTTGCAAGGTGACCTGCTAGAAATGGTTATGCCTTATGCCTTGGATAGTGGATGGTCTGCAGTTCAACTGCGTAAAGCGGTAGTTGATGCCGACCGCAATTGGCTAACACGATCGCAAGCAATGGAAATGGCACTGGATGCTGTGATTCAAGCCGGCCGTTTGACGGGTGGTGGAGTTGCCGAGTTGCGAGGCAATGGTCAGCTAATCAAGCGTTCGGTTTTGGAAGCCAGTGGTGGCTTTAACGAAGACACCGTTACAGATGATTTGGATTTGAGCTTCCGTTTATTGACCAATGGAGCTCTTGTAGGGATTCTTTGGGATCCACCGGTACAGGAAGAAGCAGTGGCCGAGTTGTCGGCATTATGGAAACAGCGCCAACGCTGGGCAGAAGGAGGTTTGCAACGGTTTTTTGATTACTGGCCTACACTGACATCTGCCCAACTCAGCCCTAATCAACGTTGGGACTTAGCCTGCTTTTTCTTGCTTCAGTACGGCTTGCCGGTGGTGTCCTTCGCGGATTTGAGCACAAGTGTAATTAGCCGGACCCCGCCCACATATTGGCCCCTATGCATAGTCGCCTTCAGTGTGTCGGCGGTGGCTTATTTGAAAGGTTGTCGGGGTGCGAATCAGGGTCCAGCTATTCCTTCCCCAGGATTTTGGAACCTTCTCGTGGCGATAGCCTATCTTGGGCACTGGTTTGTTGTGATTCCCTGGGTGACGCTACGGATGGCTTTCCTCCCAAAGCGTTTGGTTTGGGCCAAGACCAGTCACGGTGAGAAAGACCCGCTTCAGGTCTGA
- a CDS encoding DNA polymerase III subunit gamma/tau: MNPIYRPLHHKYRPQRFDQLIGQEAITVTLGNALTSNRIAPAYLFSGPRGTGKTSSARILARSLNCQNSEGPTLQPCGSCDLCRTIATGTALDVIEIDAASHTGVDKIRELIERSRFAPVQARCKVYVVDECHMLSTAAFNALLKTLEEPPPNVVFVLATTDPQRVLPTILSRCQRFDFRRIPLEALEKHLSWIAEQEAIAIKPEAIHVVAQRSQGGLRDAESLLDQLSLLPPPIEADAVWDMLGAVPEQELLELVRAMTGAEPVALLEAARSLLDRGRDPSSLLQGLAGILRDLVLIAAAPNRPELTGVSPQFRDQLPELAQAIGRTRLLHWQAQLRGSEQQLRQSVQPRLWFEVLLLGLLTESVRATTSTVVTTSTSKAAIINQTPGAEPTSLTPPIVKSLSSARVTPPKSPEEIAATTSTAGVSLPELWKQILGSLELRSTRMLLSQQAHLAHIDANRAVVRVAGNWVGMVQSRAGLLEQAMAKSLGGSRQLVIEASSGAVTPTQIPSTSAALQPTPVPLPLTPTQFFGPTSSSSQPAALQPETQQLLKTDTTPPATNTQSVPINSSPPTTSQTVTMAQQSPDKDSFSVLDREAKNLADVFNGQVLDIDPDSY; encoded by the coding sequence ATGAATCCAATTTACCGGCCGCTGCATCACAAATATCGACCTCAGCGTTTCGATCAGCTTATAGGGCAAGAAGCAATTACAGTTACTCTTGGCAATGCGTTGACCAGCAACCGAATTGCGCCCGCCTATTTGTTCAGTGGCCCTCGCGGGACAGGCAAAACCTCAAGCGCACGAATCCTGGCACGTTCGCTAAACTGTCAAAACAGCGAAGGGCCGACACTACAGCCCTGCGGCTCTTGTGACTTGTGTCGAACAATCGCAACAGGCACAGCCCTTGATGTGATTGAAATTGATGCCGCTTCACACACCGGCGTCGACAAGATTCGCGAGTTGATTGAACGCTCGCGATTCGCACCGGTGCAAGCTCGTTGCAAGGTCTACGTAGTGGATGAGTGCCACATGCTCTCCACTGCCGCATTCAATGCCCTGCTCAAGACACTAGAAGAGCCACCACCAAATGTGGTGTTCGTGCTTGCCACTACTGATCCACAGCGAGTGCTTCCTACTATCCTCAGCCGCTGCCAGCGTTTCGACTTTCGTCGCATTCCATTGGAAGCGCTCGAAAAACACCTGAGCTGGATCGCCGAGCAGGAGGCCATCGCGATCAAACCAGAAGCTATTCACGTTGTGGCACAACGGTCCCAAGGGGGGTTACGCGATGCGGAAAGCCTTCTGGATCAGCTTAGCCTGCTACCACCACCGATCGAAGCAGACGCCGTATGGGATATGCTGGGAGCAGTACCTGAACAAGAACTATTAGAGCTGGTTAGGGCCATGACTGGTGCCGAACCAGTAGCATTGTTGGAAGCCGCACGCAGTCTGCTGGATCGGGGTCGCGATCCAAGTTCACTACTGCAGGGGCTGGCAGGTATCTTGAGGGATCTAGTTTTAATTGCCGCCGCACCGAATCGGCCTGAACTTACTGGCGTTTCGCCCCAGTTCCGCGATCAACTACCAGAGCTAGCACAAGCGATCGGGCGGACACGTTTACTGCACTGGCAGGCACAACTACGGGGGTCAGAACAGCAGCTGCGTCAAAGCGTTCAACCACGTCTTTGGTTTGAGGTACTGCTCCTAGGGCTGCTAACAGAATCCGTGCGGGCAACAACTTCAACCGTGGTCACAACCTCGACTTCTAAAGCGGCGATAATAAACCAAACACCGGGAGCAGAGCCAACATCCTTAACTCCGCCAATAGTAAAATCTCTTTCGTCAGCACGAGTAACTCCACCAAAGTCACCGGAAGAGATTGCAGCTACGACATCAACAGCCGGGGTCAGTTTGCCTGAGCTGTGGAAGCAGATCCTTGGAAGCCTGGAATTGCGGTCCACTCGCATGCTGCTTTCTCAGCAGGCACACCTGGCACACATAGATGCTAATCGTGCTGTGGTGCGGGTTGCTGGCAACTGGGTGGGTATGGTTCAGAGCCGCGCTGGTCTGCTGGAACAAGCGATGGCTAAGTCTCTCGGTGGGTCTCGCCAACTGGTGATCGAAGCTAGTAGCGGTGCTGTTACCCCTACCCAAATACCATCAACATCTGCCGCATTGCAGCCAACACCGGTACCTTTGCCTCTAACTCCAACACAGTTTTTTGGACCAACCTCTTCTTCATCACAGCCAGCGGCATTACAACCTGAAACACAGCAACTTTTAAAAACAGATACAACTCCACCGGCAACAAACACACAATCGGTCCCAATAAATTCCTCACCACCAACAACATCTCAAACAGTGACAATGGCTCAGCAATCACCAGATAAAGATTCATTTTCGGTTCTCGATCGAGAAGCAAAAAATCTGGCTGATGTATTCAATGGCCAGGTGTTGGATATTGATCCTGATAGCTATTGA